The sequence CTCCAGGTGAAGTTCACCAACTCAGTGGTCAGATCCTCCATAGAGCAGAGCAGATTGATACAGGTGCCATTACTGCTGTCCAGTTTCTGCAGATGTGGACGAGCTGCAGTGGAGAGAAATGTTATGATGTTTATTACTGACATCTAGGCTAGATGGCCTACAAgaagtaaacaattaaaaaaaataataatttatgtatgaCACTTACCTGCAACTTGGAGTGTCACATTTGTGGTATAGTCTAATGATGGTGGTAGAATTATTCTTGTTGTTTTACAACTGTAATTATCAGCGTCACTGAGCTGAACATTTTCTATACTTAgtgtaaaatactttttgttgAATTTGAAACGAGGAATGCATTCTCCAGTGATAGATCCAGTAATGTTATTAATAGTCAGTTTACAAATAGGTGTGCTGTTTGCACTATGTTTTGTCCACTCTACAGAAACTTGTACGCTGTCATTAGGGGGTGAGTGGCAGGGCAGACTGACAGTTTGTCCTTCAACAGTTCTGAAATCATTCTCTGCATCTGTGGATTGAGACACATTTCAGTGTAGCTGAAAACAGAATGTTGCCTTCAATAATACAGTAATCTAAtactgaaagagatcaccaaaaAATGTACCACAtataagatgtatttttaaacttATCACTGGGATCCTTGTTATTAGTCAAAATATTATGTAGTATAAGTCACAGCTGAGAAATAAGGCTTTGCTTTAAAACAGAACCTACCTGTATGCATGAGataaacaaaagttaaaaataaaagacagttTGTAATCCACTTTAAAAACATGTCGATGTGCTCAGAGTGTGTGACACTTCTGCACACGAACATACACTCTGAGTGATGAACTTCCTGGCCATGTGCACACCCACAATCTAGatcaaaagtcaaaataaaaaaaaaacactcctacTTCCATTGGTCAAACAAAGATTCACTTTGATACAAACTGTGCTCGTTTAAAATGAACCTTACCTTCACCATCATTGCTCGCCTCCATTCTGAATGACTGTGTTTATAGACCTGATCTATTTCTGTGAGCAGAATCTTTTATCTTGAATGAAATCTTTACAACTCATTTTCTTTGTTGCTGTATATTTGATGGCATAGAAGAAATGGAAATAAAGAGTAAgggtaacatttttaaaaatgcattttattttgaaacatggaGGGATATAAGAACACGGAGACTGTTTTTCAGAGGTTCTGCTTTCCACCTAAAAGCTTTCTTGAAAGGGAGACCACAGAATTTCACAATCCTCCTACTAGAACAGACAGATGCGTCATGGTCTTGATGTTTTGAGTGGGCACCAGGAATAGTCTAGTAGTGAAATTTTAGTTTAGTATGCAAGGGAACCAGGGTTGTAATGAACCAAGCAAAGTGAACTCAACTTGACAGCCAGTGATCACCATGTGTTTTTGTCGTATAGAGAAAACCAAAACAGATTTCACATTTTGATAACGTTTATAAATGTCATAATCTAAGATAAAACTTTGTTATCACTGTGATAATTACCACTACATTCAGTTATATACTTTTGAAAACCTCAGCTAATACTGTCAGTGTATTCTGTGGTCTGTTGTGTGTCTTATAGTGATGGATTTCAAACCTTTGCTTTGCAGAACTGAAAGGTTAAAATGTACCTTATTTTCAGGTTCTCTGTGACCTTTGAGACAGAGTTCTGTGTTCATGCTGCTGTACTGAAGGATACGACTGAGTAAAGCAAAAGATGCTGAGATTTAAATGGATATATGATAAAAATCTCAATAAACAAACTCTTCTGTAGTCTGAAAaattaatatatcatttaaaaaaaatgatgctcCCAAACACTCGATGCAAAAACTCTTCTGTTCTGTAAAAcgacaattaaaacaacatattttgtcAAAATAGTAATGGATTTGCAGCACTAAAGTGTTATTATCTACAGTAATCATATAATGTGATTATTAAGGTTTTTTCATTAaggtaactttaaaaaaaaaggatctcCTGAGGGTGATTAATGGGCCTGTTAAAAGGATagatcacacaaaaatgaaaattatgtcatcacttatattcatgtcattctaaatatgtatcttccctctctctctctctctctctctctctctctctctctctctctcttctgtggagCATAACATATTTTGAAGGATTGTTTTGGTGATTGTTGActtttattatatagataattcaaatttctcaaaatatgttctttaatgTTTTACAAAGAAAGTAAGTCTTACAGATTTGCAACACTGCCATGGTGAGGAAATTATAAGTTTCGTTTTTGGGAATTCTCCCTTTAAATGAGGCAGGACACCATATTTAGATCACAAAGTCATATGACAccttcagctttcattttaattaaaaagcttgGATTTATGCATTTGTTGGACAAGAACATTCTTTGTATATTAGATACTTATTTAGTAATACTGCgtacataaaacagaaatattttgattttaacagCACAGTCAAGGAAAATCTGCTTGCATTCAAGTTCtgggaaacaaacaaaacaacaacaacaacaacaacaacaaaaaaacatttctaagaaAGCATATTCCAAAGCATCATTTTTTAAACGTGTTTACTCTTCTAAAGCTCTCATGCTGATGGTCCAGGACAGCAGGTCAGACTCTGCAGGATGACACAAGTCACTAAATTTAGTTCACATTCAAATCAAATTGAAACTGGACTAGAGATTCTAAACAAATCACATGCACATCAGTTGGAGGTCTTATGTATGGACGTGCAGAACAGTATCCAGATGAAAACAATGCAGATGATGAAGAAGCTGAAAATGGCCATGCAAACAACTGGAAAGTTATTTTCGAATTCTGGAAAAATAGATCGTAGTTTAGTtgatttaaggttttttttttttataattattaaataattttaattaatttccttGGAAAGTTTAAAGGCCATTGAACAGCATTGCTGAACTGGTACACTTTACTCTAGTTTATCCTGGTTAAAGTAATAGACATcagacatttcaaataaatacaaaattattaaagttacaaTCACCTTCAACTTCGTAGTTAAAATGACCCACCTTTGACAGATTCTTTCTGTGAAGTGAGATGTATACTTCTTTGGGTTTGTGTGCTTGAGTAATTGGCGTAACAGGTGATTGTGTCTCCGTCACTCCAGTCAGGTTTACACAGACGCAGCTCGCTCTTCATGGCATTAGATGTGAATGGATGAAGTGACCCATGACCCTCTCGGCTCCAGGTGAAGTTCACCAACTCAGTGGTCAGATCCTCCATAGAGCAGAGCAGATGGATACAGGTGCCATTACTGCTGTCCAGTTTCTGCAGACGTGGACGAGCTGCAGAGTAGAGAAATGTTATGATGTTTATTACTGACATCAGGCTAGATGGCCTACAAgaagtaaacaattaaaaaaaatatttatgaatgacACTTACCTTCAACTTGGAGTGTCACATTTGTGGTATCGCCTTGTGATGGTGGTGgaattaatattgttgttttacagCTGTAATTACCAGAGTCACTGAGCTGAACATTTTCTATACTTAGTGTAAAAGACTTGTTGTTGAATTTGAAACGAGGAATGCATTCTCCAGTGATAGATCCAGTAATGTTATTAATATACCATTTACAAATAGTTGTGCCGCTTGCACTATGTTTTGTCCACTCTACAGAAACTTGTACACTGTCATCAGAGAGTGAGTGGCAGGGCAGACTGACAATTTGTCCTTCAACTGCTCTGAAATCATTCTCCGCATCTGTGGATCGAGACACATTTCAGTGTAGCTGACAACATAATGTAGCCTTCAGTCATACAGCAAATAAATCACAtctactgtaaaaaacaaaaaaaattcacagaaaatCTACCACATTTATTAAGTCCATCATTGGGATCTTTATTATTAGTCAGTTAATACTAAGTCACAAGTGAGACATTACATGAAACAGAACTGAAGTCTCTTACCTGTATTTGGGagaaaagttaaagtaaaaaataaaaggcagtttgtaat is a genomic window of Cyprinus carpio isolate SPL01 chromosome B10, ASM1834038v1, whole genome shotgun sequence containing:
- the LOC109082514 gene encoding uncharacterized protein LOC109082514 isoform X1, with amino-acid sequence MEASNDGEDCGCAHGQEVHHSECMFVCRSVTHSEHIDMFLKWITNCLLFLTFVYLMHTDAENDFRTVEGQTVSLPCHSPPNDSVQVSVEWTKHSANSTPICKLTINNITGSITGECIPRFKFNKKYFTLSIENVQLSDADNYSCKTTRIILPPSLDYTTNVTLQVAARPHLQKLDSSNGTCINLLCSMEDLTTELVNFTWSQEGHGSLHPFTSYPMKSELRLCKPDWSDGDTITCYANYSSTQTQRSIHLTSQKESVKDVLLLIISVSSAAGLILCIILTVVICKCRKRDESGSIVFSNKVYENFSFAMARQNTQSNDKPQTEECIYEN
- the LOC109082514 gene encoding uncharacterized protein LOC109082514 isoform X3, coding for MFLKWITNCLLFFTLTFLPNTDAENDFRAVEGQIVSLPCHSLSDDSVQVSVEWTKHSASGTTICKWYINNITGSITGECIPRFKFNNKSFTLSIENVQLSDSGNYSCKTTILIPPPSQGDTTNVTLQVEARPHLQKLDSSNGTCINLLCSMEDLTTELVNFTWSQEGHGSLHPFTSYPMKSELRLCKPDWSDGDTITCYANYSSTQTQRSIHLTSQKESVKDVLLLIISVSSAAGLILCIILTVVICKCRKRDESGSIVFSNKVYENFSFAMARQNTQSNDKPQTEECIYEN
- the LOC109082514 gene encoding uncharacterized protein LOC109082514 isoform X2, whose amino-acid sequence is MFLKWITNCLLFFTLTFLPNTDAENDFRAVEGQIVSLPCHSLSDDSVQVSVEWTKHSASGTTICKWYINNITGSITGECIPRFKFNNKSFTLSIENVQLSDSGNYSCKTTILIPPPSQGDTTNVTLQVEARPRLQKLDSSNGTCIHLLCSMEDLTTELVNFTWSREGHGSLHPFTSNAMKSELRLCKPDWSDGDTITCYANYSSTQTQRSIHLTSQKESVKDVLLLIISVSSAAGLILCIILTVVICKCRKRDESGSIVFSNKVYENFSFAMARQNTQSNDKPQTEECIYEN